In one Candidatus Nomurabacteria bacterium genomic region, the following are encoded:
- a CDS encoding TIGR00341 family protein, with protein MKFTFSPSATSEDKSLAVEKLITHSTPSSDFYVMVILAIAMATIGLLLDSASIIIGSMLISPMLYVFLSLSLGFSLSDKKLIRRSAISIIKATVVGIIISALITLFVRDVTNTSEILARTNPSLAYAAAAFIAGFAAAFTLTKPTLSETLPGVAIAVSIIPPVAVSGIGLATLQWSLFRGSIVLFIINMVSVFTGSLVLFLLLDIHSKKDVAQQTLKEEDKKL; from the coding sequence ATGAAATTTACCTTCTCTCCATCGGCAACAAGCGAAGATAAATCGCTTGCAGTAGAAAAACTCATTACGCATAGTACGCCTAGCTCAGATTTTTATGTCATGGTGATTTTGGCGATCGCGATGGCTACCATCGGTTTATTGTTAGACAGCGCCTCGATTATTATCGGAAGCATGCTAATCTCGCCCATGCTCTATGTCTTTTTAAGTCTTTCATTGGGCTTTAGTTTATCGGATAAAAAACTCATCAGAAGGTCTGCGATCTCGATTATTAAGGCAACGGTTGTAGGTATCATTATTTCAGCGTTGATCACCTTATTTGTGAGGGATGTGACAAATACGTCTGAGATCCTTGCTCGTACTAATCCTTCTCTCGCGTATGCAGCGGCGGCTTTTATTGCAGGATTCGCAGCGGCATTTACACTCACCAAACCTACGTTAAGTGAAACATTGCCTGGTGTTGCTATTGCTGTTTCTATCATCCCTCCGGTTGCTGTTTCTGGTATTGGGCTTGCGACGCTCCAGTGGTCATTATTTCGCGGATCTATTGTCCTCTTTATCATTAATATGGTATCTGTTTTTACTGGTAGCTTGGTTCTTTTTCTTTTATTGGATATTCATTCAAAAAAAGACGTTGCCCAACAAACGTTAAAAGAAGAAGATAAAAAGCTTTAG